The DNA sequence CCACCTTGTCATGATGAGTCGCTATGATTTTGAACGAAAAATGAATAAGATTATTGACTAAGAACCCTTAGTTAGAGGGTTAGCAAGTTTTCCCTTTTTGTGTTATAATGTTAGGGATTGAAATGAGAACGGAGAATGAGAAACTATGGCTTTAACAGCAGGTATCGTTGGTTTGCCAAACGTTGGTAAATCAACCCTTTTTAATGCAATTACAAAAGCAGGAGCAGAGGCAGCAAACTACCCATTTGCGACTATTGATCCAAATGTTGGGATGGTAGAAGTTCCAGATGAACGCCTACAAAAACTAACGGAAATGATTACTCCTAAAAAGACAGTTCCAACAACCTTTGAATTTACAGATATTGCAGGGATTGTAAAAGGAGCATCAAAAGGAGAAGGTCTAGGAAATAAATTTTTGGCCAATATTCGTGAAGTAGATGCGATTGTTCACGTAGTTCGTGCTTTTGATGATGAAAATGTTATGCGTGAGCAAGGACGTGAAGACGCCTTTGTGGATCCACTTGCAGATATTGATACCATTAACCTGGAGTTGATTCTTGCTGACTTAGAATCAGTCAATAAACGCTACGCGCGTGTAGAAAAGATGGCACGTACGCAAAAAGATAAAGAATCAGTAGCAGAGTTTAACGTCCTTCAAAAGATTAAGCCTGTTCTTGAAGATGGAAAATCAGCTCGAACTATTGAATTTACAGATGAGGAACAAAAGGTTGTCAAAGGTCTCTTCCTTTTAACCACTAAACCAGTTCTTTATGTTGCCAATGTAGATGAGGATGTAGTTTCAGA is a window from the Streptococcus oralis genome containing:
- the ychF gene encoding redox-regulated ATPase YchF, whose product is MALTAGIVGLPNVGKSTLFNAITKAGAEAANYPFATIDPNVGMVEVPDERLQKLTEMITPKKTVPTTFEFTDIAGIVKGASKGEGLGNKFLANIREVDAIVHVVRAFDDENVMREQGREDAFVDPLADIDTINLELILADLESVNKRYARVEKMARTQKDKESVAEFNVLQKIKPVLEDGKSARTIEFTDEEQKVVKGLFLLTTKPVLYVANVDEDVVSDPDSIDYVKQIREFAATENAEVVVISARAEEEISELDDEDKQEFLEALGLTESGVDKLTRAAYHLLGLGTYFTAGEKEVRAWTFKRGMKAPQAAGIIHSDFEKGFIRAVTMSYEDLVKYGSEKAVKEAGRLREEGKEYIVQDGDIMEFRFNV